In Gammaproteobacteria bacterium, one genomic interval encodes:
- the nuoI gene encoding NADH-quinone oxidoreductase subunit NuoI, whose amino-acid sequence MKVLKQYIKSFTLWELLVGLRLTGVYFWRRKTTVLYPEETAPTSVRFRGLHALRRYANGEERCIACKLCEAVCPALAITIEAGPRESDGQRRTTRYEIDLFKCIFCGFCEESCPVDSIVETSLMHYHFENRGENIMTKEKLLAVGDRYEKDIAKARQSDAEYR is encoded by the coding sequence ATGAAAGTGTTAAAACAATACATCAAAAGCTTTACCTTATGGGAATTACTCGTGGGGTTACGGTTGACCGGGGTTTATTTTTGGCGCCGTAAAACCACAGTGCTGTATCCTGAAGAAACCGCACCAACGTCAGTGCGTTTTCGTGGTTTACATGCTTTACGACGTTATGCGAATGGCGAGGAACGTTGTATTGCGTGCAAATTATGCGAAGCGGTTTGTCCTGCATTAGCGATTACGATAGAAGCAGGGCCACGCGAAAGTGATGGCCAACGTCGCACAACGCGTTATGAAATAGATTTGTTTAAGTGTATTTTTTGCGGTTTTTGTGAAGAATCATGTCCCGTCGATTCCATTGTGGAAACTTCGTTGATGCATTATCACTTTGAAAATCGTGGCGAAAATATTATGACCAAAGAAAAATTATTGGCTGTTGGCGATCGCTATGAAAAAGACATTGCGAAAGCGCGACAATCCGATGCGGAGTATCGATAA